Genomic window (Planococcus sp. MSAK28401):
AACAGCTTGCCGAATACTGGCATGACAAAACGGAAGTACATCCGGAAAAACGGCTTGAACACCAAGCTTTCAGGCTGTGAAGTTTCCAAGCAAGCAATCATGCCGCCAGGTTTCAAGACGCGGTGCATTTCTGATAACACCTGTTCATAATCGGGCACATTGCGCAACCCGAAGCCGATTGTCGCAAAATCGAATGAATTGTCCGGGTAAGGCAAAGACATTGCATTTCCTTGTACCAATTCGATTTGAGGCATATGGGCTGTTTTTTGATGTCCGACGTTCAGCATGTTCTGGCTGAAGTCCAATCCGACCACGCGCCCTGTAGGCCCTGCAGCTTCTCCAAGCGCAATCGTCCAGTCTGCCGTGCCGCAGCAGACATCAATGCATGCTGCACCTTTGGCCACTTGCATTTTATGCATCGTGTCGTTGCGCCATTTATTGTGTTGCTGAAAACTGATGACTGAATTCATCTGGTCATAGTTTTCGGAAATTTTTTCAAACACTTCGTGAACTCGTTGTTCTTTCGTTTTCTGCATCATCGTCATCCTTCTCGCGTCAGCGGTTCAGCGCTATGCCGATGCGGAATAATTTGGTGGAGCAAGATATTCTTGAGTTCGAAATCCAGCTCGCAATCATTGAGGGACTCCACTATTTCATTGCCCAAAATTTCCAGGCGGCCAGTAAGCCAACGCTCGATGAATGTCGAGTGAATCAAGGTTTCGCTGAGCAATCTCAGGAGATAGCTGAACTCCCCTTTCTTCAGCGCTTCCAACTCTTCCGTATAGCGGATATACAGCAAAGATTGTTCCATCAGCTGCTTATAATGGCTGAAGCCATTCTCTTTATAGAAAGCATTCAGTAAAGCTGTTTCAATCACTGTCGCTGTTGCTTCCACTTGCTCTGGCTGTTGGATCGCACGTTCATGGAAAGAGGCTTTCTTTTCGCTTACCTGGATGATTGCTGTAGCAAGCTTCTGAACCATTTCGATATTTTTTCCTTCAGCCAGCAATTGATAATAGATGCCGCTGTAAAAATCTCCGGCGAGCACTGTCAATTGCTGTTCTTTGCTGATAGGCATTTCTTCTTTCACCCGGTCATGTGCATGCAACGCAGCGTAAACGATTGCCACTGTCCGGGCGCTTGTCTCCATTTTATCCGACCATTGCTCTCCGTTAAAAAACGGCAGCAGCAAGAAAAACAGGCGCGCCTCTTTAACAAAAGGCCCTTCCGTCAACTGGTCTAATGTTCGTTGGCGAACTGCTTTTAGTACGTCGATTTCCATGGAGATGATTTTGGATTGTATTTGTTGTCCGTTCATACTGCCTGCTCCATTCATAGGTTAGCCATAGCTCATATTATAGCATAATGCCCTTATGGCCTTCACCATTAACGCTTATTTTTTCGCGTCGCTTTCAATGATGCCATGTGCGGAATGGATTTCCGCTTTGCCGCGAATCTTCATCGCTGATGTATGCTCGGTGAATTGGGCGATCATCACTTCGCCGCGGTCAAGCTTTTCTGTATGATGGAATTTTGTATCATTGCCGCGCGTCAGCCCGATGACATTGACGCCATCCTCTTGTGCACGGATAATCACATATTCAGTTTGTGCCATTGTTTACACCTGCTTTTTCATAGTTTTAGTTCATATTGATATAGGTAATAACTTCCGAGCGTTTGATGTCATCTGTCTCCAATACACCTCTTGACACTGCCGTAACGGTCTTCGAACCTGGCTTCTTGATGCCACGCATCGTCATGCACATATGCTCGGCCTCGATCATGACGTACACGCCATGAGGATTCAGGGTCTCCATCATCGAATCGGCAATGGTGGAAGTGATCCGCTCCTGCAGCTGAGGGCGTTTTGAGATTGTTTCAACCGCTCTCGCCAATTTGCTGAGTCCTGTGACCACCCCATCACGCGGGATATAAGCGATGTGCGCTTTTCCAAAAAACGGCACCAAATGATGCTCACACATCGAATAGAATGGAATGTCCTTGACCAATACGAGTTCTTCGTGGTTTTCATGAAACACTGTGCGGAAATATTCTTTCGGGTCTTCCTTCAACCCCGCAAAAACTTCCGCATACATTTTCGCGACGCGTTTCGGGGTGTCCTGCAGCCCTTCACGGCCCACATCTTCACCGACTGCCTCCAAAATCATCCCGACAGCTTGCTCTATTTTTTCCAGATCTACGTTATGGCTTTTCATATCTATCACATTGTTTCCTCCTGTAGAAAAATCACTCTATTTGGGGCAGCGGTTGAAAACAACCATCGATCATTGCAGTTTCACGCGCCTCTATAGCCGAGCCGAGAGACAACTCCGCTTTTCTCACCTGAATTGTAGCATTTACGGGGGGTATTGGCAAAAACGGGGCCGAAAAAAAGAATGGCCTTTGCAAGATTAGATCTCGCAAAAGCCATTCTATGTACAGTAGTCGAAGCTTATTTCACTGCGTCTTTAAGTGCTTTACCTGGCTTAAAGGCAGGAACCTTGCTTGCGGCGATCTCGATTTCAGCACCTGTTTGTGGGTTGCGTCCTTTACGGGCCGCGCGCTCACGAACTTCAAAGTTACCGAATCCGATCAATTGTACTTTGTCACCTTTAGTTAGAGCATCTTGAATCGCTTCAAATGCAGCGTCAACTGCTTTCGCAGCATCTTTACGAGAAAGTTCAGCCGCTTCTGCAACAGAGTTCACTAATTCTGTTTTGTTCATGCTATTCACCTCCTCTCAAAGGGGATGCTTGCCATCAATCCTGTAAAAAGAGTATCACAACGAAAATCGCATAGCAACAACAAATAGGCCGCATTTCAAAGAAAACCACCAAATACTCCCAATATTTTCAAAATCATGTGGATTTCGGGCAAATCCGTGCTGTATCAGGGTTTTTCATCCGTCAGAAAAATAGGTTCTCCGTTTTCATCAATTGTGTATGGAAGCGAATAAGCAGGAACGATTGGGCTGTTTTCGTAAAGGATAAACCGAATATCCTGCCCTTGTTCGAGTTCACCTTCATAACTTTGAATTGCTTCATACAAATCGATGGAATAATCGATGTAGACATCGCCCCGTCCAGTAATGACCATGGGCAGCATTTTACCGCTGTAAGGGCTTTGCACCATCGGCTCTTCACTGAAGCCCATTGCTTCATGATTGAATTTGTACACATTGTCGGCAATGATCTCAGAAATCGGGGCCCTGCCGCCATTTGCGCTCTTTCTGACATTGACAGAACGGATGCCTTCCGCTAACCGAAGGTCGACGAGCTTGACGGTAGGATTCTCCTCTACGTCCATCAGCACGTATTGGTAGATTCCACCGACTTCAAAGGCGTTGCTCGGTATCTCGGCTGTAAATTCCGGCACGACTTTCGAAAAGTCGACTGGATATTTGATGAATTGATCGACGTCCATATCCCGTGTCTTGATCGGCAACAAGCCACCATTTGCTTCTTGGTAACGTTCAACCGCTTGTTGTGCAGTGGCTAGCTGATCTTCATAGGGAATCTGATTTTCCGCCCGTTCGCTGCTGGGGTACCCACAAGCCGTTAAGAAACTTGCCATTAGCAGGACGAGCAGCAACGCTGTTGTTTTTTTCATTATGTCCATCCCCTCAGGCGCCACCGGTCGGTCCGCTGAATACAGTGAAAACCATAATAAAGAAGCCCAAGATCAGCAGAACGTACGCGATCAGCGCAAATAGAAATTTCAGGATGCCGTTTTGCAATTTGTATCGGCTCAAATAGATCAATCCCATGGAAATGATCAAAAAAGCGATGCCTGCAAACGATACCCACATTTTATCCAAAGAACTCATGAATAAGCCGCCTTTCGTGGAGTTTCAGTCCATAGTATAGCATAAAAAAAGAAGGGGCAGCAGCAAGCAGCCCCTCCGTTTGTGACAATTACAGCAAGTCGATCAAATCTTCCATTTCATTTTTCTTCATGCGGCCCATCAGCTCTTCCACGGCATTCTCCGGCTTGACGCCTTCAAACAATACCGCATATAAAGCTTCCGTTATCGGCATAGGCACTTTGTATTCAGCAGCCAATTGATGGGCAGCCTTTGTTGTCCGGATTCCTTCGACAACCATGCCCATTTCAGCCAGCACTTCTTCGACGCTCTTGCCTTTGCCAAGCATGTTGCCTGCCCGCCAGTTGCGCGAATGGACGCTCGTGCAGGTAACGATCAAGTCACCTACACCCGATAAGCCAGAAAAGGTCAGAGGCGTTGCGCCCATCTTCACGCCGAGGCGTGCAATTTCAGCCAGGCCTCGCGTCATAATCGCAGCTTTTGCGTTATCCCCATAGCCGAGGCCATCGGTAATCCCGACCGCTAAGGCGATGATATTCTTCAAAGCCCCGCCGATTTCCACCCCGATGACATCGGTATTTGTATAGACACGGAAATAGGAATTCATGAACAGATCCTGGACACGATTTGCCGCTTGCGTGTTTTCACACGCTGCAGTGACGGTTGTCGGATGCTCCTGTACAACTTCTTCCGCATGGCTTGGCCCCGACAAAATGACGACTTCTTCGATCAAATCAGCCGGGATTTCTTCACGGATCATCTCGCTGATCCGCTTAAGCGAATCCGGTTCGATGCCTTTCGACACATGGACAAACAAGCCTTTTTTCGTCATGCGCCCACGGATATCCCGTGCCACTTCACGAATGGCTTTCGTGGGAACGGCCAATACGAAAATATCGGCATGTGCCACCGCTTCATCTAGATTCGCTGTCGCTTTTAAAGACTCCGGTAAAATGGTTTCTTTTAAATAGCGCTTGTTCGTATGTTGATTGATCTCATCCGCCTGGTCTTGGCGATGGGTCCATAATAGAAGATCGTGGCCATTTTGCGCCAGTACATAACTGAGCGCCGTTCCCCAGCTCCCTGCACCAAATACAGTGACTTTTTCCATCTTTATCTCTCCTTTATCCTGCTTTAGCAGAAAACCAAACTCCCACCTCTTCAAGTGGGAGCCATGATGTTCCGTAAAGTCCGATTGGATCAATTAATATCAGCAGGAAAGTGAAAACACCCGCTGATTGAAGTTAAGTACGTGCGCGTGTAATTAAATGCAACGGGGTGCCTTCGAAATCGAAGCTTTCCCGGATGCGGTTCTGCAAGAAGCGCTCATAACTGAAATGCATCAACTCCGGCTCGTTGACAAATACAACGAAAGTCGGCGGCTTGACGGCCACTTGCGTAACGTAATAAAGACGCAGGCGGCGGCCTTTATCAGACGGTGCCGGATTCATCGCTACAGCATCTTCGATTACTTCATTGAGAATGCTCGACTGGATGCGGCGTGAATGGTTGTCATTGACGCGGTTGATGATTTCAAGAATATTGTGCACACGCTGCCCGCTGATTGCGGAAACGAAAATAATCGGGGCATAATCCAGGAACAGGAAATGCTCGCGAATCTGCTGCGTGAATTTATTCATGGTTTTGTCATCTTTTTTCAAGGCATCCCATTTATTGACGACGATAACGATTGCTTTTCCTGCCTCATGGGCATAACCGGCAATTTTCTTGTCTTGTTCCTGGATGCCTTCTTCGGCATTCAGGACGACTAAAACAACATCAGATCGTTCAATCGCGCGCAATGCGCGCAGGACGCTGTATTTTTCGGTACTTTCATATACTTTCCCTTTTTTGCGCATACCGGCTGTATCGATAATGACATATGGTTGCTCGTCGTATTCATACTGTGTATCGACGGCATCCCGTGTTGTTCCTGCCACTTCGCTGACGATGACGCGGTCTTCGCCAAGGAATGAGTTGACCAATGAAGATTTCCCGACATTCGGGCGCCCGATCAATGAAAACTTGATGACATTGTCCGGATATTCCTCTTCGTCCTCTTTCGGGAAGTGGTTAGCCACTTCATCCAAAAGATCCCCTAAGCCAAGCCCGTGCGATCCGGAAACCGGGTAAGGTTCGCCGATTCCAAGGGAATAGAAATCATAGATCATGTGGCGCATATCGGGATTGTCAATTTTATTGACAGCCAACACTACAGGTTTTTTTGTGCGGTACAGGATTTTCGCTACTTGCTCGTCCTGTTCCGTCACTCCGTCCCGCCCGTTGACAAGAAAGATAATGACATCCGCTTCATCCATCGCCACTTCTGCCTGGCTGCGGATTTGTTCGAGGAACGGCTCGTCGCTAAGGTCGATGCCGCCTGTATCGATGATATTGAATTCATGCGTCAGCCAATCTGCCGAACTGTAGATGCGGTCACGCGTAACACCTGGAATATCTTCCACGATGGAAACGCGTTCTCCTACCACGCGATTAAAAATCGTGGATTTCCCTACATTCGGCCGGCCAACAATTGCTACTACCGGTTTTGACATAATTAATTCATCCTTCCACTTCTGATAAGCCTATTATACACGAAAAAGAGGATGGCATCTGAATAATGTCCATCCCCTTAAATTGTCCAATATTCAGTTTTTCAAAGGAACTGCAAAATGTTCCGGTTCAAAGCCTCGCTGCTGCAAATGGGAAAGCAATTCCCCGGTGATGACAGCAGGGGCGGAGCGGATCTCTTCAATTGTACGGGCGCCAAGTGCAGTCATCAGCATGCGCAAATCTTCGTGGAGCCCATCGATCTCTTCGATCAAGCCGGACTCCCCGAGACTCACTGCATGCTTCAGGAAACTGCCTGCAATGCCTGCAGCATCTGCGCCGAGCCGCAATGCCCGGACCACGTCTCCTGCGTCTTGAAGCCCGCCTGAGCCCAATACGGTGCGGTTGAAGCCATTTCTGCATTCAACGATTGCGGCAGCCGTCGGGATGCCCCAATCTTCGAAATAAGCCAGCTTGCGTTTTCTGCGTTCATTTTCAATGCTCGCAAAATTGGTGCCGCCAAAGCCGCTTGCATCGATGGCCGCCACTTGAGTTTTTTCCAGTGCCACTGCAGTTTCTTGTGAAATGCCAAACCCAGTTTCTTTGACGATGACCGGCACATTCGATGCTTCAGCAATCATGGCAATGCGTTCAAGCGCCCCGTGGAACTGCCGGTCGCCTTCAGGCATCGTCAATTCCTGGACGACATTCAAATGAATTTGCAGCGCATCCGCTTCGATCATCTCGACCGCTTCGAGAGCTTGCCCAACGGTCGCTTCACTCCCAAGGTTACCAAAGATGATTCCGTCCGGATTTTCTTTCCGTACGATACGATAGCTTTCGCGCTCCTGCTTGTCTTTCAGTGCGGCCATTTGTGAACCGACCGCCATAGCGATCCCCGTTTCTTTTGCAGCACGCGCAAGCATGGCATTCAACTGTAGAGTCTCGGAACCGCCGCCTCCAGTCATGGCATTAATAAAAACAGGTGATTTCAGTTTCAAATCACCTGTTTTGGGTTCCAACGATACATCAGCGACGCCGATTCCCGGCAGCGCCTGATGGACAAAACGGACGCAGTCGAGCCAAGTAGCCCGGCATTGCCCGGTGGACAGTGCGTAATTGATATGATCCATCTTTCTTTTTGCCCGTGACATTTATTCGGATTTGAACCCTTTTAATTTATCTCCGATAACATCACTAATCGAGAATCCGGATGCTTCTTCCGGCATATCGTATTGTGAGAAATCCTGTTCCGCTTCTTTTTCCTGAAGCTCTTTGATGCTGAGGGACAAGCGCTTGTCTTCTTTGTTGACTTCCAGCACTTTCACTTCAACTTCCTGGCCTTCCTGAAGCACTTCATTAGGCGTAGCGATATGCTTGTGCGCGATTTGCGAGATGTGCACAAGGCCCTCTACTCCCGGAAGCACTTCAACAAACGCTCCGTAACTGACTAGGCGCTTCACTGTTCCTTGGTGGACAGAGCCTTTTGGAGCCTTCTCGTCGATGGCATCCCATGGCCCTGGCAAAGTATCCTTGATCGACAGCGAAATGCGTTCAGAGTCACGGTCAACTGAAAGTACTTTGACTTTCACTTCCTGGCCTTCCGTTACGACGTCCGACACTTTGTCGACATGCTCGTGTGACAATTGGGAAATA
Coding sequences:
- a CDS encoding demethylmenaquinone methyltransferase; translated protein: MQKTKEQRVHEVFEKISENYDQMNSVISFQQHNKWRNDTMHKMQVAKGAACIDVCCGTADWTIALGEAAGPTGRVVGLDFSQNMLNVGHQKTAHMPQIELVQGNAMSLPYPDNSFDFATIGFGLRNVPDYEQVLSEMHRVLKPGGMIACLETSQPESLVFKPFFRMYFRFVMPVFGKLFAKSYKEYSWLQESAKTFPGMKELAKLFSKVGFDKVKYKPYSGGAAALHMGLKK
- a CDS encoding heptaprenyl diphosphate synthase component 1 gives rise to the protein MNGQQIQSKIISMEIDVLKAVRQRTLDQLTEGPFVKEARLFFLLLPFFNGEQWSDKMETSARTVAIVYAALHAHDRVKEEMPISKEQQLTVLAGDFYSGIYYQLLAEGKNIEMVQKLATAIIQVSEKKASFHERAIQQPEQVEATATVIETALLNAFYKENGFSHYKQLMEQSLLYIRYTEELEALKKGEFSYLLRLLSETLIHSTFIERWLTGRLEILGNEIVESLNDCELDFELKNILLHQIIPHRHSAEPLTREG
- the mtrB gene encoding trp RNA-binding attenuation protein MtrB, translated to MAQTEYVIIRAQEDGVNVIGLTRGNDTKFHHTEKLDRGEVMIAQFTEHTSAMKIRGKAEIHSAHGIIESDAKK
- the folE gene encoding GTP cyclohydrolase I FolE; translation: MKSHNVDLEKIEQAVGMILEAVGEDVGREGLQDTPKRVAKMYAEVFAGLKEDPKEYFRTVFHENHEELVLVKDIPFYSMCEHHLVPFFGKAHIAYIPRDGVVTGLSKLARAVETISKRPQLQERITSTIADSMMETLNPHGVYVMIEAEHMCMTMRGIKKPGSKTVTAVSRGVLETDDIKRSEVITYINMN
- a CDS encoding HU family DNA-binding protein; amino-acid sequence: MNKTELVNSVAEAAELSRKDAAKAVDAAFEAIQDALTKGDKVQLIGFGNFEVRERAARKGRNPQTGAEIEIAASKVPAFKPGKALKDAVK
- a CDS encoding DUF2768 domain-containing protein, producing the protein MSSLDKMWVSFAGIAFLIISMGLIYLSRYKLQNGILKFLFALIAYVLLILGFFIMVFTVFSGPTGGA
- a CDS encoding NAD(P)H-dependent glycerol-3-phosphate dehydrogenase, whose product is MEKVTVFGAGSWGTALSYVLAQNGHDLLLWTHRQDQADEINQHTNKRYLKETILPESLKATANLDEAVAHADIFVLAVPTKAIREVARDIRGRMTKKGLFVHVSKGIEPDSLKRISEMIREEIPADLIEEVVILSGPSHAEEVVQEHPTTVTAACENTQAANRVQDLFMNSYFRVYTNTDVIGVEIGGALKNIIALAVGITDGLGYGDNAKAAIMTRGLAEIARLGVKMGATPLTFSGLSGVGDLIVTCTSVHSRNWRAGNMLGKGKSVEEVLAEMGMVVEGIRTTKAAHQLAAEYKVPMPITEALYAVLFEGVKPENAVEELMGRMKKNEMEDLIDLL
- the der gene encoding ribosome biogenesis GTPase Der — protein: MSKPVVAIVGRPNVGKSTIFNRVVGERVSIVEDIPGVTRDRIYSSADWLTHEFNIIDTGGIDLSDEPFLEQIRSQAEVAMDEADVIIFLVNGRDGVTEQDEQVAKILYRTKKPVVLAVNKIDNPDMRHMIYDFYSLGIGEPYPVSGSHGLGLGDLLDEVANHFPKEDEEEYPDNVIKFSLIGRPNVGKSSLVNSFLGEDRVIVSEVAGTTRDAVDTQYEYDEQPYVIIDTAGMRKKGKVYESTEKYSVLRALRAIERSDVVLVVLNAEEGIQEQDKKIAGYAHEAGKAIVIVVNKWDALKKDDKTMNKFTQQIREHFLFLDYAPIIFVSAISGQRVHNILEIINRVNDNHSRRIQSSILNEVIEDAVAMNPAPSDKGRRLRLYYVTQVAVKPPTFVVFVNEPELMHFSYERFLQNRIRESFDFEGTPLHLITRART
- the fni gene encoding type 2 isopentenyl-diphosphate Delta-isomerase produces the protein MSRAKRKMDHINYALSTGQCRATWLDCVRFVHQALPGIGVADVSLEPKTGDLKLKSPVFINAMTGGGGSETLQLNAMLARAAKETGIAMAVGSQMAALKDKQERESYRIVRKENPDGIIFGNLGSEATVGQALEAVEMIEADALQIHLNVVQELTMPEGDRQFHGALERIAMIAEASNVPVIVKETGFGISQETAVALEKTQVAAIDASGFGGTNFASIENERRKRKLAYFEDWGIPTAAAIVECRNGFNRTVLGSGGLQDAGDVVRALRLGADAAGIAGSFLKHAVSLGESGLIEEIDGLHEDLRMLMTALGARTIEEIRSAPAVITGELLSHLQQRGFEPEHFAVPLKN